From the Streptomyces sp. Sge12 genome, the window CCCCGAGGAGACACCCATGAACTGGACGCTCGAAGTGGTCCCCGTCCCGGTCACCGACATGGACCGCGCGAAGAGCTTCTACGCCGACCGGGTCGGCTTCGGCGTCGACCTCGACGACGAGGTCTCCCCCGGCGTGCGCATCATCCAGATGACCCCGCCCGGTTCCCGGTGCTCCATCGCCATGCTCCAGGGGATGCCCGAGGTCCCCGGCGGCCGGACCATGGCGCCGGGCACCCTGCACGGCCTGCAGCTGTGCGTCACGGACATCGAAGCGGCCCGCGAGGAGCTGATCGCCCGGGGCGTGGAGGCCTCGCCCGTCCGGCACATCGGCGAGAAGGGCTGGGAGGAGGGGAAGGGCGACACCTGGAACTCCTTCCTCACCTTCGACGACCCCGACGGCAACAGCTGGGTCGTCCAGGAGGCCCCCTCGGAGCTGTCCGAGCGCTAGGGCCTGTCTCTTGGATCAGGCCCTGGATGCGCCAAGCGGCCCCCCTGCGGGGAGAAATCCAGGCGCGTACGGCCCGGCCGCCCGCTCATACGACTGTAGGACCAGTACATTCCCCATTTCATCCGGTTCGTACTATTTTGGGGATGTGCCTTGCGTCGTACGGCTGTCGCTCTGACCCTGTTGACCGCCCTCTCCTGCGGTGCCGTGGGCTCGCAGGCCGTCTCCGCCGCGGGCGCACCGGCGGGCGCCGGCGGCGGAGGCGGTGGCCGGGGCACCAACATCCTGGTCGTCGGCATCGACAGCCGGGCCGGGCTCTCCGCGGCCGAGAAGCGGCGCCTGCACGTGGGCGGCAAGGGGTGCAACTGCACCGATGTGATGATGCTCGTCCACCTGTCCCAGAACCGGCGGCGCGCGAGCATCGTCTCCATCCCCCGCGACTCCTACGTCGAGTACGCGGGCACCACCCCGGCCCGCAGCGGCAAGATCAACGGCGCGTACGCGCTCGGCGGCGGCCCGCTCACCGTGGCCACCGTCGAGAAGGCCACCGGTCTGCACGTCGACCACTACCTGGAGGCCGATTTCAAGGGCTTCGAGCAGACGGTGAACAACCTCGGCGGCGCCATCGTGTGCACGGACCGGCCGCTGAAGGACGAGAACTCCGGACTCGACATCGGCGCCGGCCGCCACCTCACCGACGGGAACAAGACGCTGCGCTACGTCCGGGCCCGGCACGTCAACCTGCGGCCCGGCGACCTCGGCCGGGTCCGCCGCCAGCAGCGCGTGGTCAACGACCTGCTGGACCGCCTCACCGCGGAGGGCTCGCTGAACGGGCCCATCAGCGCGGCGCGGACCGTGCGCACCCTGCTGAAGACCGTACGCACCGACGCGCGCACGGGGGTCGACGATCTGGTCCGCATCGGCTGGGCGCTCGGTCACCTCCGCACGGACCGGACGGAGTTCGCGACCGTCCCGATCCGGCTCTTCGACCACCGGGTGCCCGGTGCGGGTTCCACCCTGGTGTGGGACGAGGCCCGCTCCGCCGCGTTGTGGGACGCGCTGGGCGCGGACCGACCGATCACGGGCGACACCCGTATCCAGCCCGTCGCGGAGCATCCGGCCCCCACCGACCCGGCCAGGATCAAGGTCCGCGTGGACGACGCCGACGTCGCCGCCGCCCTGCGCGGCAACGGGTTCGCCGTCACCGACACCTCTGCGACCGCGCCGGCGGTACGCCCGTCCGGGCCGCCGGTCATCCGCTACGCCACCGGCCAGGAGGAGAACGCGGCAACCGTCGCGGCCGCCCTGCCCGGCTCCCGTCTGCAGGCGGACCCGGATCTCGAGGCGGTCGTCGAGGTGGCCGTCGGCAGCCGGCCCGTGCGGGTCGACACCGTCACCTACGACCGCAACGTGGCCGACGGCGCCCCCGTGACCGCCGACCGCGTGCGCTGCGCCGAGCCCCCCGTCGCCCCCGCGGCGGCCGGTGCGGCGCGGCCGGCGGGCGCCGCGGGGCCGACCGGGCGACGATGAGAGGTGTCGACGACGCACGGTCACAGGCCGCACGGGGCGCGCCCTCAAGGGCGCGGACCGCGGCCGGGGGCCGGGGCCGTCCCGGAGGAGCGGGTGCAGCAGGATGCATGAGGACACCCCACTCGAGGAGCTGATCAGCAGCGCCGCCCAGGACGCCGGCGGGTGGCTGGGCGCCCTGCCGGTGGCACTGGTGGCCACCAGCAGCGACGGGATGGTCGTGCGCTGGAACCACGGCGCCCAGCAGCTCCTCGGCTATACCCCACCGCAGGTGCTGGGGCGGCACATCTCCGACCTCCTCCACCCGGGGGCCGACCGCAGCCTGGGCCGGTCGTTGTGGGAGACGGCCGCCACCGGCCGCGGGGTCATGGGGACGGTCACCGCCTGGCACCGCGAGGGTCACCCGCTGGAGCTGGAGATCTGGGCCTGCCCGGTCCCCGACCGCCGCCACGGCGCGTCGGCGGTGCTGGTCTTCGCGGCGGACGCCCACGCGGCCCGCCGGATCCGGGGGTCCTCGGCCGTCTGGGACGGGTTGTTCGCGCGCTCGCCGGTCGGGATCGGGGTCCTCGACACGCAGCTGCGCTTCCTCCAGGTCAACCCTGCCCTCGAAGCGATGAACGGCCTCGCGGAATCCGCCCATGTGGGGCGGCGGCTGGCCGAGGTGCTGCCCGAGGTGAACGCCGGTGAGATGGAGGCGGCGATGCGCCTCGTCCTGGACACCGGCGAACCGGTACTCGACCGGCGCCGTACCGGCCGGACGCCGGCCGATCCGGAGCACGATCACGTGTGGTCGTGCTCGTACGTGCGCGTCGAGGACCCCGGCGGCCGGCCGATCGGCGTGATCGCCTCCCTCCTCGACATCACCGCGCAGCAGCGCGACCACACCGAGGCCGAGGCGGGCCGCCGCCGGCTGGCCCTGCTGAGCGAGGCGAGCTCCCGTATCGGCGCCAGTCTCGATCTGGAGCGCACGGCGCAGGAGCTCGCCGACCTCGCCGTCCCGCACCTCGCCGGCGCCGTCACCGTCGACGTGCTCGACTCGCTGGCGCGCGGCATCGAACCGGGCACGGGACTGGCCGGGGGCGTCGCCCTGCGCCGGCTGGGCAAGGCCCCGTTGACCGGGTCCGCCGTCACACAGGTCCTGGCGCCCCTGGGCAGAACGCTGACCTTCCCGTCGAACGCCCCCTACACCCAGGCCCTCTCGGCCCGTCAGCCGTTCCTGATCGCCCACCTCGACGAGCCGGCCGTCGCCCCGGCCGCCCGCCACTCCCCCAAACCCGCGCAGCTCCTGCGCATCGGCGTGCACTCGTTCATGATGATCCCGCTGATCGCCCGCGACATGGTGCTCGGCGTCGCCACCTTCTACCGCGCCGGGAACGTCGGCCCGTTCGGGTCCGACGACGTCACCCTCGCCGGTGAACTCGCCTCCCGCGCCGCCATCGGCATCGACAACGCGCGGCTCTACCACCACGAGCACGAAACCGCGGTGGTCCTCCAGCGCAGCATGCTCCCCCAGCACGTCACCCCGCCGCCCGGTATCGAGATCGCCCACCGCTACCTGCCGGCCAGCGACGTCAACGAGGTCGGCGGTGACTGGTACGACGTCCTCCCGCTGACCGGCGGCAGGGCCGCCCTGATCATCGGCGACGTCATGGGCCACGGCATCGCGGCCGCCGCCGTCATGGGGCGCCTCTCCGCGACCGTCCGCGCGCTCGGCCGGCTCGACATGCCGCCGACCGCCCTGCTCCACCACCTCGAAGCCACCCTCGCCGACCTGTCCGACCCGATGCTCGCGACGTTCCTGTACGTGGTCTGCGATCCCGCGACCGGCCACTGCACGGTCACGCGCGCCGGGCACCCGCCGCCGGCGGTGGCCCAACCCGACGGCACCGTCTACCTCGTGAACACCCCGCCGGGCGTTCCGCTGGGTGTCGGCGGCGTCGCCTTCACCACCACCGAGATCGCGCTGCCGCCGGGCAGCCTGCTCGTCCTGTACACCGACGGGCTCATCGAGGCGCGCAGCCGCGACATCGACGAACGCCTGGCCGAGCTCACCGGCCTGCTGTCCGGACCCCAGCCGTCGCTGGACCACCTCTGCGACTCCCTGATCGCCCACCTGGTCCCCGCCTCCGCCGACGACGACATCGCCCTCCTCGCGGCCCGCATCGGCGCGCCCGCCCGCCGGCCGGCCGAGTGAATCGGGCCATCGGCCCCACCGAACTGTCACCGCACACTCCCGGCCCCGTACAGTCCGTGATGTCGACGCGCCCCCGGGTCGCGCCCCGCCAGCCGGACAGGAGTCAGCCGTGGCCACCGACGCCAGCAGCAGGCCGATCGCCCCGCAGCCGCACGCCCCGCAGCGGTCCGGAGCGGGGCGGCCGCTCCCGGAGGCCGACGCGGAGTGCGTGGAGCGGTGGCGCACCCACCGCGGTGATCCGGTCGACCTGTTGGCGCAGGTACGGGAGCGGCTCGGCGGCGTCGCCGCGTTCCGCCTCGGGCCGCGGCCGACGGTGCTGGTCACCGGGCCCGAGGCGGTACAGCACGTGCTGGCCCTGCACCCCGACCGGTACGTCAAGCGCTCCCACCGCGCCCGGCTGCTCATCGGGGACGGGGTGCTCGCCGCGACCGGCGAGGCCTGGAAGCGGCAACGCAGGCTGCTCCAGTCGCAGTTCACCGGGAAGGGGATGCGCCGCTACGAGCAGCGGATCACCGGGGCCGCCCGGACCACGGCCGGCCGGTGGGCCGACCGCGCACGCAGCGGGGAGACCTTCGACCTGGGTGAGGAGATGCGCCGTTTCGCGCTGGACACCATCTGGCGGGCGCTCACCGGCCACCCGCTCGACGACACCACCGCGCACGAACTGACAGCCGTGGCGACGGTGGTGGCCGCACTGCCGAGCCTGCCGGCCGACGGTGCCGAAGCCCGGGACGCCGTCGCCGACGACCTGGCCAGGATCGACGAGGTCGCCCGGCGGGCGGTGGCCGCCGCCCGGGCGGGGGCGCCCGGCCCCGACGGGCCGGGGCTGCTCCAGGTGCTGGTCGACGCCTCCGCCGAACGCCCGGAGTACACCGACCGGTTGCTGCGCGACGAGCTCGTCACCCTGCTGGTCGCCGGCCACGAGACCACCGCGACCACCATGACCTGGCTGTACCTGCTGCTCGACCGCCACCCCGCGGCGCGCGAGGAGGCTCTCGCGGCGGGTGCCGAGGGGTCACCGGAACGGCGCGCGGCGCTCCAGGCACTGGTCGGCGAGACGCTGCGGCTCTACCCGTCCGCCTGGATCCTGCCCCGGTACACGGCCGAGGCCGACGTCATTGCGGGCTACCGCGTCGAGGCCGACACGGACGTGCTGGTCTGCCCGTACCTCACCCACCGCGATCGCGAACTGTGGCCGGACCCGGAGCGCTTCGACCCCCGGCGCTTCACCGCTCCCGGCGGCCGGCCGACGCAGCCCGGGGCGTATCTGCCGTTCGGGATCGGCCCGCGCGCCTGTCTGGGGCAGCAGTTCGCCCTGCGCGAGTCGGTAGCCCTCCTCGAACAGCTGCTGCCGGCGCACGTCCCGGTCTTCCGGTCCGTCCCCAGCGGGGCGGCGTACAGCATCACGGTCCGCCCCGACGGCCCGACTCCCGTCACCCTCACGGCCTGAGGCGGGCCGTGGTCAGGAGGCGGCGCGGCGGATCGCGGACAGGGTGCGGGCCACGTCCTCGTCGGTGGTCGACCAGTTGCTCACCGAGATGCGCATGACGCGGCGGCCGTGCCAGGTGGAGCCGCTGATCCATGCCGTGCCCTCGGCGAGGAGCCGGTCCAGGACCCGGTCGGTGCGCTCGTCGTCGCCGAACTCGGCGCAGACCTGGGTGAAGACCACGTCGTTGAGGACGGTCGCGCCGTCGATGGCGCGGATGCCGGTGGCGAAGGTTCGGGCGTGGCGGCACAGCCGGTCGACGAGGTCGGCCACACCGGAGCGGCCGAGGGACCTGAGGGCGGCCCACACGGTGAAGGCCCGGCCGCGGCGGGAGAGTTCGGGGACCTTGTCGACGGGGTCGCCGTGTTCGTGCTGGATGAGGTATTCGCCGCGCAGGCCCATCGCGGAGCGGAGCGCGGAGGGGTCGCGGACGATGGCGAGGCCGCAGTCGTAGGGGACGTTCAGGGTTTTGTGGGCGTCCGTGGCCCAGGAGTCGGCCTGTGCGCAGCCCTCGGTGAGGTGGGCGTGGGCCGGGGAGGCGGCCGCCCACAGGCCGAAGGCGCCGTCCACGTGCACCCAGGCGTCGGCCTCGCGCGCCGCCCGGACCGTCTCGGGGAAGGAGTCGAAGGCTCCGGAGTGGATGTCGCCGGCCTGGAGGATCACGATCGTGGGACCGGGGCCCTCGCCGGTGCCGGGGGCGGAGCCCGTCAGGGTGCGCCGCAGGGCCTCGGGGTCGATGCGTCCCTGCCCGTCCGCCGGCACGAGTTCGGGGCGGCCCAGCCCGAGGTAGCGCAGGGCCAGGTCGATGGCCATGTGGCGGTCCTGGCCCGCGATGACGCGTACGGGCGGCCCACCGGTGAGTCCGTCGTGGGCGACGTTCCAGCCGGCGCTCCGCAGCACCGTGTCGCGCGCGGCGGTGAGGCAGGTGAAGTTGGCCATGGTGGCGCCGGTGGTGAAGCCGACGGCGCAGGCGGGCGGCAGGCCGAGCAGGTCGAGGAGCCAGGCGCCGGCGATCTCCTCCACCGCCGTGTACGCGGGTGACACGGCGCGCATCACGCAGTTCTGGTCCCAGGCGCTGACCAGCCAGTCCGCGGCGAGCGCGGCCGGTTCGGTGCCGCCGACCACGAATCCGTAGAAGCGGCCGCCGGGGAACGCGGTGAGTCCCGGCTCGCAGGCCGTGGCCAGCAGGTCGACGACGTCGGCGGGCGCGCTCGGCGCGTCGGGCAGCTCGGCGCCGAGCGCGCGCACGATCTCGTCGACCGGGGCGCGGGCGGGAACCGGGCGGTCGGACAGGCTGGCCAGCCAGCGGACGGCATGGCCGTGCGCCTGTCGGAGCGCCGCCTCGCGCTCGTCCATACCTCGGACTATGGGGCAGGTGCCGCCCGCCCGCAAGCGGTCAGTGGATGACGCTGAAGCTGCGCCAGGGCAGGCTCACCGGGGCCGTTACGTTGCTGAGGGTCGTCGCCACGTAGATCCCGTCGGCCTTGTCGGTCTTCTGGCAGTCGGGCGTCCGGTACAGGACGACGTCGACGAGCGTGTTGTTCTCGACGTGCGTGGCTCCTTCCGGGATGGCGATCCGGTGGCAGCCGACGACGAGCGTGTTGGAGTAGGTCACCTCGACCGGCGAGTCGTGTCCGCGGAAGCTCAGCATGCCGACGGTGCTCCGGCCCAGGCCCGAGCAGGCGGTGGAGGTCAGCAGCAGTGCTGCTGTGCCCACGATGATGCTGATACGTCGGCTGTGGGACATGGGCTCGGTCCTCGTCTGTGCGGTGGTGACGGTCCTTGTCCACAGCCTGACCCGGCGGGGCGCAGGTGGCCTGCGCTGCTCCGCCGACCGGATGAACACACCCCCGGCACCCCCACAGACCCCCTACAGGTCCCTACAGCTCCCTACAGGCTCAGGGCGTCCTCCGCGTTGGTCATCCAGGCGGTCACGGAGTT encodes:
- a CDS encoding VOC family protein, giving the protein MNWTLEVVPVPVTDMDRAKSFYADRVGFGVDLDDEVSPGVRIIQMTPPGSRCSIAMLQGMPEVPGGRTMAPGTLHGLQLCVTDIEAAREELIARGVEASPVRHIGEKGWEEGKGDTWNSFLTFDDPDGNSWVVQEAPSELSER
- a CDS encoding LCP family protein — encoded protein: MRRTAVALTLLTALSCGAVGSQAVSAAGAPAGAGGGGGGRGTNILVVGIDSRAGLSAAEKRRLHVGGKGCNCTDVMMLVHLSQNRRRASIVSIPRDSYVEYAGTTPARSGKINGAYALGGGPLTVATVEKATGLHVDHYLEADFKGFEQTVNNLGGAIVCTDRPLKDENSGLDIGAGRHLTDGNKTLRYVRARHVNLRPGDLGRVRRQQRVVNDLLDRLTAEGSLNGPISAARTVRTLLKTVRTDARTGVDDLVRIGWALGHLRTDRTEFATVPIRLFDHRVPGAGSTLVWDEARSAALWDALGADRPITGDTRIQPVAEHPAPTDPARIKVRVDDADVAAALRGNGFAVTDTSATAPAVRPSGPPVIRYATGQEENAATVAAALPGSRLQADPDLEAVVEVAVGSRPVRVDTVTYDRNVADGAPVTADRVRCAEPPVAPAAAGAARPAGAAGPTGRR
- a CDS encoding SpoIIE family protein phosphatase; the protein is MHEDTPLEELISSAAQDAGGWLGALPVALVATSSDGMVVRWNHGAQQLLGYTPPQVLGRHISDLLHPGADRSLGRSLWETAATGRGVMGTVTAWHREGHPLELEIWACPVPDRRHGASAVLVFAADAHAARRIRGSSAVWDGLFARSPVGIGVLDTQLRFLQVNPALEAMNGLAESAHVGRRLAEVLPEVNAGEMEAAMRLVLDTGEPVLDRRRTGRTPADPEHDHVWSCSYVRVEDPGGRPIGVIASLLDITAQQRDHTEAEAGRRRLALLSEASSRIGASLDLERTAQELADLAVPHLAGAVTVDVLDSLARGIEPGTGLAGGVALRRLGKAPLTGSAVTQVLAPLGRTLTFPSNAPYTQALSARQPFLIAHLDEPAVAPAARHSPKPAQLLRIGVHSFMMIPLIARDMVLGVATFYRAGNVGPFGSDDVTLAGELASRAAIGIDNARLYHHEHETAVVLQRSMLPQHVTPPPGIEIAHRYLPASDVNEVGGDWYDVLPLTGGRAALIIGDVMGHGIAAAAVMGRLSATVRALGRLDMPPTALLHHLEATLADLSDPMLATFLYVVCDPATGHCTVTRAGHPPPAVAQPDGTVYLVNTPPGVPLGVGGVAFTTTEIALPPGSLLVLYTDGLIEARSRDIDERLAELTGLLSGPQPSLDHLCDSLIAHLVPASADDDIALLAARIGAPARRPAE
- a CDS encoding cytochrome P450, encoding MATDASSRPIAPQPHAPQRSGAGRPLPEADAECVERWRTHRGDPVDLLAQVRERLGGVAAFRLGPRPTVLVTGPEAVQHVLALHPDRYVKRSHRARLLIGDGVLAATGEAWKRQRRLLQSQFTGKGMRRYEQRITGAARTTAGRWADRARSGETFDLGEEMRRFALDTIWRALTGHPLDDTTAHELTAVATVVAALPSLPADGAEARDAVADDLARIDEVARRAVAAARAGAPGPDGPGLLQVLVDASAERPEYTDRLLRDELVTLLVAGHETTATTMTWLYLLLDRHPAAREEALAAGAEGSPERRAALQALVGETLRLYPSAWILPRYTAEADVIAGYRVEADTDVLVCPYLTHRDRELWPDPERFDPRRFTAPGGRPTQPGAYLPFGIGPRACLGQQFALRESVALLEQLLPAHVPVFRSVPSGAAYSITVRPDGPTPVTLTA
- a CDS encoding pyridoxal phosphate-dependent decarboxylase family protein, translating into MDEREAALRQAHGHAVRWLASLSDRPVPARAPVDEIVRALGAELPDAPSAPADVVDLLATACEPGLTAFPGGRFYGFVVGGTEPAALAADWLVSAWDQNCVMRAVSPAYTAVEEIAGAWLLDLLGLPPACAVGFTTGATMANFTCLTAARDTVLRSAGWNVAHDGLTGGPPVRVIAGQDRHMAIDLALRYLGLGRPELVPADGQGRIDPEALRRTLTGSAPGTGEGPGPTIVILQAGDIHSGAFDSFPETVRAAREADAWVHVDGAFGLWAAASPAHAHLTEGCAQADSWATDAHKTLNVPYDCGLAIVRDPSALRSAMGLRGEYLIQHEHGDPVDKVPELSRRGRAFTVWAALRSLGRSGVADLVDRLCRHARTFATGIRAIDGATVLNDVVFTQVCAEFGDDERTDRVLDRLLAEGTAWISGSTWHGRRVMRISVSNWSTTDEDVARTLSAIRRAAS